Proteins encoded by one window of Enterobacter hormaechei subsp. xiangfangensis:
- the bioF gene encoding 8-amino-7-oxononanoate synthase, with protein sequence MTWQARIRTALDERRAADAFRVRRVVENGAGRFLTREGERFCNFSSNDYLGLSQHPQIVRAWQQGADRYGVGSGGSGHVSGYTTAHQALEEELADWLGYPRALLFISGFAANQAVIAALMGKDDRIVADRLSHASLLEAASLSPAQLRRFAHNNASQLNVLLGKPCSGLQLAVTEGVFSMDGDSAPLATLHDVAKQQNAWLLVDDAHGIGVTGEEGRGSAHQQRVRPELLVVTFGKGFGVSGAAVLCSEPVADYLVQFARHLIYSTSMPPAQAVALSASLAVIRGEDGAERRARLADHIQRFRRGISELSYRLTDSHSAIQPVIVGENHRALMVAQALRERGQWVTAIRPPTVPPGTARLRLTLTAEHEPQDIDTLLEALYVSRQ encoded by the coding sequence ATGACCTGGCAGGCACGTATCAGGACCGCGCTCGACGAGCGGCGGGCGGCGGATGCGTTTCGGGTGCGCAGGGTAGTGGAAAACGGTGCAGGCCGTTTTCTCACCCGGGAAGGAGAGCGGTTCTGTAATTTCTCCAGCAACGATTATCTGGGACTGAGCCAGCACCCGCAGATCGTTCGCGCCTGGCAGCAGGGCGCGGATCGTTACGGCGTGGGCAGCGGCGGCTCCGGGCACGTCAGCGGCTACACCACGGCGCATCAGGCGCTGGAGGAAGAGCTGGCCGACTGGCTGGGCTACCCGCGGGCGCTGCTGTTTATCTCCGGTTTTGCCGCGAATCAGGCGGTGATTGCCGCCCTGATGGGCAAAGATGACCGCATCGTCGCGGACCGCCTGAGCCACGCGTCTCTGCTTGAAGCGGCCAGTCTCAGCCCGGCGCAGCTGCGGCGTTTTGCCCATAACAATGCCTCTCAGCTGAACGTTCTGCTGGGTAAACCCTGTTCTGGGCTTCAGCTGGCGGTGACGGAAGGGGTATTCAGCATGGACGGCGACAGCGCGCCCCTTGCCACCTTGCATGACGTCGCAAAACAGCAGAACGCCTGGCTGCTGGTCGACGATGCCCACGGCATTGGCGTCACCGGCGAGGAGGGGCGCGGAAGCGCGCACCAGCAACGCGTCAGGCCGGAACTGCTGGTGGTCACCTTCGGCAAAGGCTTCGGCGTCAGCGGCGCCGCGGTGTTGTGCAGCGAGCCGGTGGCCGATTACCTGGTGCAGTTCGCCCGTCACCTGATCTACAGCACCAGCATGCCCCCGGCGCAGGCCGTGGCGCTCTCTGCGTCGCTTGCGGTGATCCGCGGCGAAGACGGCGCTGAACGCCGGGCGCGCCTGGCCGACCATATTCAGCGTTTTCGCCGGGGGATAAGCGAGCTGTCTTACCGGCTTACCGACTCGCACAGCGCCATTCAGCCCGTAATTGTGGGTGAAAACCATCGGGCGCTGATGGTGGCACAGGCGCTACGAGAACGCGGGCAGTGGGTCACGGCGATCCGCCCACCCACCGTGCCACCAGGCACCGCGCGCTTGCGTCTGACGCTCACGGCAGAGCATGAGCCGCAGGATATCGATACGCTTCTGGAGGCACTGTATGTCTCTCGTCAATAA
- the bioC gene encoding malonyl-ACP O-methyltransferase BioC: MSLVNKQAVAAAFGRAAQSYSQHDELQRLSARGLLAALGDGRFAQVLDAGCGPGGNSRYWRATGSHVTALDLSAQMLDEARQQLSADRYLVADIEAIPLEDALFDLVWSHLAVQWCASLPQALRELYRVARPGGAVAFTTLLESSLPELNQAWRAVDAQPHANRFLSHEQVTQALAGWRYRSVVQTVTLEFSDALSAMRSLKGIGATHLHAGREKKPLTRGQLQRLELAWPQERGRFPLSYHLFHGIIERD; encoded by the coding sequence ATGTCTCTCGTCAATAAACAGGCCGTTGCCGCCGCGTTTGGCCGGGCAGCGCAAAGCTATTCACAGCACGATGAGCTGCAACGCCTGAGCGCCCGCGGGCTGCTGGCCGCGCTCGGTGACGGGCGTTTTGCGCAGGTGCTCGACGCAGGCTGCGGGCCAGGCGGCAATAGCCGTTACTGGCGCGCAACAGGTAGCCACGTCACGGCGCTGGATTTATCCGCGCAGATGCTGGATGAAGCCCGCCAGCAGCTGTCAGCAGACCGTTATCTGGTGGCCGATATCGAGGCCATCCCGCTGGAGGATGCGCTGTTTGACCTCGTCTGGAGCCATCTGGCGGTGCAGTGGTGCGCCAGCCTGCCGCAGGCCCTACGCGAGTTATACCGCGTGGCGCGGCCCGGCGGAGCGGTGGCCTTTACCACCCTGCTGGAAAGTTCGTTGCCGGAGCTGAATCAGGCGTGGAGGGCAGTGGATGCACAGCCTCATGCCAACCGGTTTCTCTCGCACGAACAGGTCACTCAGGCGCTGGCAGGCTGGCGCTATCGCAGCGTGGTCCAGACCGTCACCCTCGAATTTAGCGATGCGTTAAGCGCCATGCGATCGCTTAAGGGCATAGGCGCGACGCACCTGCACGCCGGACGGGAGAAGAAACCCCTTACCCGCGGACAACTCCAGCGTCTCGAGCTGGCCTGGCCGCAGGAGCGGGGCCGGTTCCCGCTCTCTTATCATCTTTTTCATGGGATTATTGAACGTGACTGA